The following proteins are encoded in a genomic region of Polyangiaceae bacterium:
- a CDS encoding HipA N-terminal domain-containing protein, producing the protein MSEPRTVTLLHLSDLHFGRYHRFSSDGGQDSLLERLRVDLDGLRANEGLRPDLIIVSGDLAEYGKKAEFERATRFLQKLSQTLELPARRVVIVPGNHDINWSLSKSYFEECIANEETPKRPYAKKLKFFQEAFAVFYSGERDIVFTDEQPWSLFEYPELGVVVAGMNSVIAESHEDHFGYLGEEQLRWFAEKLRSYKERGFLRLGVMHHDPRDRRGGGETKRDQSDLKRLLSPSLNVLLHGDIHEETDEALGVALPVFGIGSLGVKLEQRPAEVPNVYQLLQVHAGGVRRALRAYAPDQSRFLPSARADAAGTATIVEIPVAFDRVDALGQAAAPKREADLSALVEQYRRSIVKDQRMQTVGDLLGRDVLGAPMTATDVLRLFVPQDVMREDPARHFRHERTRDWLHGEEPAVSDVQQDAFGERDVRDDAFSLGSFADSVTTALSRGWVYLLGAPGAGKTSLTRWILLSLCVPGERIEGFADDLVPMRIDMRLFDDAYRKASGQYSLFDHLDRMLAERFLNLRGEPLRELAKQGRLYFLFDGLDEVIDEEQRRTYAEMISGLALADEYARCRGVVTNRVVGAEVAQAVFEGSGFTTYTLRDFTEAQQDRFLDAWHALVFAHEPEVLRHRRTRLSWALEASPSLRMLCGNPLCCALLAYLNRDEELPEGRHLLYQRILERLAHQWNANKGLAHRTTSFRFDLPDKLSFLRRLAWYMMETGGAEAGNVIVATDLVDFTRAFCEEKWAETAESARLRAEALIGDLRGRNEVLAWLGGDLYGFSHRAFLEYLVAARAVEKHGRPGGIVELGKWFARHWREPGWEETLLLTCGVLREVDQGPTLVVRVLQELPGGDRSVVYRELDEYLCFCIKALGELRSLERGVVRDFAEEINGILEYEIQCDPAHWLSAHRFLEPFRRCAGKWPDVERLIYATDKRIDEGNSSFDEAYPLWIAAAGRTDRLRVLLNALEVCRTKLGPDLSAPYPLCSEAARLGAWCGEEVNRLVEAAALEDEELNRYNILACTIHTPGMLFRGDEPIIGSFSHLMESASAPDIRMRAAWTMFKAGVQREAALTILRNFLYGNEAHYRRGAARMLLSLGFIDDALDTIAAGATHDVNCLDDLMRLAHVNEKAAKALQEIAPRVRQQEEMRTYVWSFLFGIRRKCPIIAREAMSKRLRKENAKSAQRCLHFLVNEPKLAEFIATQYTWLLPRIKDSGTRTMAVIDVLRLDPKHGGAPLQHLWRILLDSNDLWTAIGAARQILQRCPNHGLREIARQKMLIGLRPTVPERNRLSAAGALGADDSAARSVYEALAANASDEVTRYAAAKTIGNMKALAHLADRAHDANVKESAREALDLYTHIHRLLSVGRPRRARVFLHNQFAGMLEEITVNGGTKFTYDKTYREKPGAKPLAPNLPLRAEPYDDPNTLHPFFANLLPEGSIFDQTARRLGLPKTDRFGMLLHVGEDVMGAVQVLPEETN; encoded by the coding sequence ATGAGCGAGCCACGCACCGTTACCCTACTGCATTTGTCGGACCTGCATTTCGGGAGGTACCATCGGTTCAGCTCGGATGGGGGCCAGGACAGCTTGCTCGAACGGTTGCGCGTGGATTTGGATGGGCTGCGAGCGAACGAGGGGCTTCGTCCGGATTTGATCATCGTGAGTGGCGATCTGGCCGAATATGGCAAAAAGGCGGAATTCGAGAGGGCAACGCGATTTTTGCAAAAACTTTCCCAAACGCTCGAGCTGCCCGCAAGGCGTGTCGTCATCGTACCTGGAAATCACGATATCAATTGGAGCTTGAGTAAAAGCTATTTTGAGGAATGCATCGCAAACGAAGAAACGCCCAAGCGGCCTTATGCCAAAAAGCTGAAGTTTTTTCAAGAAGCATTCGCAGTTTTTTATAGCGGCGAGAGGGACATCGTATTCACGGACGAACAACCGTGGAGCTTGTTCGAGTACCCCGAGCTTGGTGTGGTGGTCGCTGGAATGAATTCGGTCATCGCTGAAAGCCACGAGGACCATTTTGGCTACTTGGGCGAAGAACAGTTGCGCTGGTTTGCTGAAAAATTACGCTCCTACAAGGAACGCGGATTCTTGCGCCTAGGCGTCATGCATCACGACCCGCGCGATCGTCGCGGTGGTGGCGAGACGAAGCGAGATCAATCGGATTTGAAAAGGCTTCTCTCACCCTCGCTGAATGTGCTGCTCCATGGGGATATTCACGAGGAAACGGATGAAGCACTTGGTGTCGCTTTGCCGGTTTTCGGCATTGGAAGCTTGGGTGTAAAGCTCGAACAACGCCCCGCCGAAGTCCCCAATGTTTATCAGCTCCTGCAGGTCCATGCAGGGGGCGTGCGTCGCGCATTGCGTGCGTATGCGCCGGATCAGAGTCGATTTTTGCCGAGTGCACGAGCGGATGCGGCTGGGACTGCAACCATTGTGGAGATTCCCGTTGCATTCGACCGAGTGGACGCGTTGGGGCAAGCCGCAGCGCCGAAACGCGAAGCGGACTTGAGTGCGCTCGTGGAGCAGTATCGCAGGTCCATCGTCAAGGATCAGCGGATGCAAACGGTCGGCGATTTGCTCGGGCGAGATGTGCTCGGTGCGCCGATGACCGCCACAGATGTCTTGCGGCTTTTCGTGCCGCAAGACGTCATGCGTGAAGATCCCGCGAGGCACTTCAGGCACGAGCGCACGCGCGATTGGCTGCACGGAGAAGAGCCTGCGGTCTCCGACGTGCAACAAGACGCATTCGGCGAGCGCGACGTTCGCGACGACGCATTTTCCCTGGGCAGCTTTGCCGATTCGGTGACGACGGCGCTGAGCCGAGGTTGGGTGTATTTGCTTGGCGCACCCGGCGCAGGAAAAACCTCACTCACGCGATGGATTTTGTTGTCACTTTGTGTACCCGGTGAACGAATCGAAGGTTTTGCGGACGACTTGGTTCCCATGCGCATCGATATGCGCCTGTTCGACGACGCGTATCGCAAGGCGTCGGGTCAGTATTCATTGTTCGATCATCTCGACCGAATGCTAGCCGAGCGATTTTTGAATCTACGGGGCGAACCGTTGCGAGAGCTCGCCAAGCAGGGGCGACTTTATTTCCTTTTCGATGGTCTGGACGAAGTCATTGACGAGGAGCAGAGGCGCACGTATGCCGAGATGATTTCGGGGCTGGCGCTTGCCGATGAATACGCTCGCTGCCGCGGGGTCGTAACGAATCGCGTGGTTGGAGCGGAAGTCGCGCAGGCCGTTTTCGAGGGGTCGGGGTTTACGACTTACACGTTGCGTGACTTCACGGAAGCGCAGCAGGATCGATTTTTGGATGCGTGGCATGCGCTCGTCTTTGCGCACGAGCCGGAGGTATTGCGACATCGACGTACGCGGCTTTCGTGGGCGCTGGAGGCATCGCCGTCATTGCGCATGTTGTGCGGCAATCCTCTTTGTTGCGCATTGCTTGCCTATTTGAATCGGGACGAGGAACTGCCCGAGGGGCGGCATTTGCTGTACCAAAGAATCCTGGAGCGATTGGCGCATCAGTGGAATGCGAACAAGGGTTTGGCGCATCGCACCACGTCGTTTCGTTTTGATCTGCCCGACAAATTGTCGTTCTTGCGGCGACTAGCGTGGTACATGATGGAAACTGGCGGCGCAGAGGCGGGCAATGTGATTGTTGCAACGGATCTGGTCGATTTTACGCGAGCATTTTGCGAAGAAAAGTGGGCTGAAACCGCGGAATCTGCACGGCTGCGAGCAGAAGCGCTCATTGGTGATTTACGTGGGCGCAACGAAGTGCTCGCGTGGCTTGGCGGGGATCTTTATGGTTTTTCCCACCGCGCTTTTTTGGAATATTTGGTCGCTGCCCGCGCAGTGGAAAAACACGGACGTCCGGGCGGGATCGTCGAGCTTGGAAAATGGTTTGCTCGGCATTGGCGCGAGCCCGGATGGGAAGAGACGCTGCTGCTCACGTGCGGGGTGCTACGCGAAGTGGATCAAGGTCCGACGCTTGTGGTGCGTGTGTTGCAGGAGTTACCCGGCGGGGATCGGTCGGTGGTGTACCGGGAGCTGGACGAGTACCTTTGTTTTTGCATCAAGGCGTTGGGGGAATTGCGGAGTCTGGAGCGGGGGGTCGTGAGGGACTTTGCGGAGGAGATCAATGGGATTTTGGAGTATGAGATTCAATGTGATCCCGCGCATTGGTTATCAGCACATAGATTCCTTGAGCCATTTCGACGATGCGCAGGTAAATGGCCTGATGTCGAGCGATTGATATACGCGACCGACAAGAGGATCGATGAGGGAAATTCATCGTTCGACGAGGCATACCCATTGTGGATTGCCGCTGCGGGTCGAACTGATCGACTTCGTGTTCTATTGAATGCGCTGGAAGTATGCCGAACAAAGCTCGGACCAGATTTGAGTGCCCCATATCCTCTTTGTAGTGAGGCGGCACGGTTAGGAGCATGGTGCGGAGAAGAAGTAAATCGTTTGGTTGAAGCCGCTGCGTTGGAAGATGAGGAACTTAATCGATACAATATTCTCGCGTGTACAATTCATACGCCCGGCATGCTATTCCGAGGCGACGAGCCCATCATTGGCTCGTTCTCACATCTCATGGAGTCAGCATCGGCTCCCGACATACGCATGCGCGCCGCGTGGACGATGTTCAAGGCGGGTGTGCAGAGGGAGGCCGCATTGACAATACTGCGCAATTTCCTCTACGGCAACGAGGCTCATTATCGTCGAGGGGCCGCGCGCATGTTGCTCAGCTTGGGTTTCATAGATGATGCACTGGACACAATCGCTGCGGGCGCTACGCACGATGTCAACTGCCTCGATGATTTGATGCGCCTCGCGCACGTAAATGAGAAGGCTGCGAAAGCGCTACAAGAGATTGCGCCTCGCGTACGACAGCAAGAAGAAATGCGAACCTATGTATGGTCATTTCTTTTCGGCATCCGGCGAAAGTGTCCGATTATTGCACGCGAGGCGATGTCAAAAAGGTTGCGAAAGGAAAACGCTAAGAGTGCGCAACGTTGTCTTCATTTTCTTGTAAATGAGCCGAAGCTAGCGGAATTCATTGCCACGCAGTACACTTGGTTACTACCACGAATTAAGGACAGCGGAACCCGAACCATGGCAGTCATTGACGTGCTTAGACTCGATCCCAAACATGGTGGGGCACCACTGCAGCATCTTTGGCGCATCTTGCTCGATTCTAATGACCTATGGACGGCAATTGGTGCGGCACGTCAAATATTGCAAAGGTGTCCCAATCATGGATTGCGTGAAATTGCGCGCCAAAAAATGCTAATTGGTCTCCGCCCGACGGTGCCCGAACGTAACCGCTTATCTGCGGCAGGAGCTCTCGGGGCTGATGATTCGGCAGCGCGCAGTGTTTACGAAGCGCTTGCAGCAAACGCGTCCGACGAGGTGACCCGTTATGCCGCCGCAAAAACCATTGGCAACATGAAGGCGCTCGCCCACCTCGCTGATCGTGCACATGATGCGAACGTAAAGGAGTCCGCGCGCGAAGCCCTCGACCTTTACACCCACATCCACCGCCTACTCAGCGTCGGTCGTCCGCGTCGTGCGCGGGTTTTCCTCCACAATCAATTTGCCGG